One region of Zingiber officinale cultivar Zhangliang chromosome 7B, Zo_v1.1, whole genome shotgun sequence genomic DNA includes:
- the LOC122003753 gene encoding protein transport protein Sec61 subunit beta-like, whose amino-acid sequence MARGSSQSQTSSAAGGAARPATVGPRGTPAAAAGMRRRRLGGGGSSAGGFGAGGGGGSNMLRFYTDEAPGLKMSPTVVLVMSLCFIGFVTALHVFGKLYRYRSAGAS is encoded by the coding sequence ATGGCTCGAGGAAGCTCCCAATCTCAAACGTCGTCGGCGGCTGGGGGTGCGGCGCGGCCGGCCACGGTGGGTCCTCGGGGGACGCCGGCAGCGGCAGCCGGGATGAGGAGGCGGAGGCTTGGTGGAGGGGGCAGCTCGGCTGGGGGATTTGGAGCTGGAGGCGGCGGAGGGAGTAACATGCTGCGTTTCTACACCGACGAAGCCCCGGGTCTCAAGATGTCGCCCACCGTCGTCTTGGTGATGAGCCTCTGCTTCATCGGATTCGTCACCGCCCTCCACGTCTTCGGCAAACTGTACCGCTACCGGTCCGCCGGTGCTTCTTGA